From a region of the Sorex araneus isolate mSorAra2 chromosome 10, mSorAra2.pri, whole genome shotgun sequence genome:
- the PYROXD1 gene encoding pyridine nucleotide-disulfide oxidoreductase domain-containing protein 1 produces the protein MEAAPGPATAGRFVVVGGGIAGVTCAEQLALQFPSEDIVLVTASPLIKAVTNFKQVSKVLEEFDVEEQPSTMLENRFPNIKVVESGVKQLKSEDHWLLTEDGGQHAYKKLCLCAGAKPKLICKGNPYVLGIRDTDSAQEFQKQLAHAKRILIVGNGGIALELAYEVEGCEVVWAIKDKAIGNTFFDAGAAEFLTCKLRAEKPGAAATHKRTRYTMEGSKKKSQGGAGGARAGHTGSALGPDWHEGLNLKGTREFSHKIHIETLCEVKKIYLQEEFRTAGKTSLAFPRGCLNESVTADTERWPVYVELTNGKVYGCDFIVSATGVTPNVDPFLSGNSFDLGEDGGLKVDGHMRTSVADIYAAGDICTAAWQPSTHWQQMRLWTQARQMGWYAAKCLAADALGHAIDMDFSFELFAHVTKFFNYKVVLLGKYNAQGLGSDHELMLRCTKGQEYVKVVMQNGRMMGAVLIGETDLEETFENLILNQMNLSSYGEDLLDPNIDIEDYFD, from the exons CTGGCCCTTCAGTTTCCGTCGGAAGACATCGTCCTGGTCACAGCCTCTCCTCTCATTAAAGCCGTCACGAACTTCAAGCAG GTGTCCAAAGTATTAGAAGAATTCGATGTTGAGGAACAGCCGAGTACCATGTTAGAAAACCGCTTTCCCAACATTAAGGTGGTAGAATCCGGTGTCAAGCAGCTGAAGAGTGAAGACCAc TGGCTTCTCACGGAAGACGGCGGCCAGCACGCCTACAAGAAACTCTGCCTGTGTGCCGGGGCTAAGCCCAAGCTGATCTGCAAAGGAAATCCTTACGTGCTGGGGATCCGGGACACGGACAGTGCCCAG gagTTCCAGAAGCAGCTGGCGCACGCGAAGAGGATCCTGATTGTGGGCAACGGCGGCATCGCGCTGGAGCTGGC GTACGAAGTGGAGGGCTGCGAGGTGGTCTGGGCCATCAAGGACAAAGCCATTGGAAACACCTTCTTCGACGCCGGGGCAGCGGAGTTCTTGACTTGCAAGCTCCGAGCCGAGAAGCCGGGGGCCGCGGCCACACACAAAAGGACCAGGTACACGATGGAAG GAAGCAAAAAGAAATCGCAAGGTGGAGCCGGTGGCGCCCGTGCGGGTCACACGGGGAGCGCCTTGGGGCCCGACTGGCACGAAGGCTTGAACCTCAAGGGAACGAGAGAG ttcTCCCATAAGATCCACATTGAAACTTTATGTGAAGTCAAAAAAATCTACCTTCAGGAAGAATTTAGAACTGCCGGGAAAACGTCCTTGGCTTTTCCAAGGGGCTGCCTGAATGAATCAGTCACAGCTGACACAG AGCGATGGCCTGTGTACGTGGAGCTGACCAATGGGAAGGTCTACGGCTGTGATTTCATTGTCAGTGCTACCGGCGTCACGCCAAACGTCGACCCGTTTCTCTCTGGCAACAGC TTTGATCTAGGGGAGGACGGCGGCCTGAAGGTGGACGGGCACATGCGCACCTCGGTGGCCGACATCTACGCGGCGGGGGACATCTGTACCGCCGCCTGGCAGCCCAGCACCCACTGGCAGCAG ATGAGGCTGTGGACCCAGGCCCGCCAGATGGGCTGGTACGCCGCCAAGTGCCTCGCCGCCGATGCTCTGGGACATGCCATTGACATGGATTTCAGCTTTGAACTCTTTGCTCACGTAACAAAATTTTTTAACTACAAG GTTGTACTACTGGGAAAATACAACGCGCAGGGCCTGGGCTCCGACCACGAGTTGATGCTGCGGTGCACCAAAGGGCAGGAGTACGTCAAGGTGGTCATGCAGAACGGACGCATGATGGGCGCTGTCCTGATCGGCGAAACGGACTTAGAAGAAACGTTTGAAAACTTAATTTTGAACCAAATGAATCTTTCATCATACGGAGAAGATCTACTAGATCCAAATATTGATATCGAagattattttgattaa